From Haloarcula hispanica ATCC 33960, the proteins below share one genomic window:
- the purD gene encoding phosphoribosylamine--glycine ligase, translated as MTETVLLVGGGGREHAIARSLADSPGELYACAGNRNPGIVALADGFEALDTTNPTAVTTYAQEVDATLAVIGPEAALAAGVADALDDAGVYTFGPQEAEARIETDKAFQRRFMREHDIPGCPDFETFEDMDAACEYIDEYDGDLAVKPAGLTGGKGVRVIGDQCTAAEAKEYLRSSDYDRVVLEERLVGEEFTVQAFVANGQLRVTPAVQDHKRAYEGDEGPNTGGMGSYSDSSLHLPFMDEDDYMDAVDVLRATVEALDGYKGVLYGQFMLTETGPRVVEFNARFGDPEAMNTLPVLNTDFLDVLTAARDDDPLPQLSFRPLATVCKYAVPDGYPTDPDAGAKVPIDDDVIAEVVNDHRKQSGDDPETAPEALLCYASVDDREDGIYTTTSRSYAVVGLAETIGDAEAIAEEALQRAGTEGLRVRHDIGKADLVQQRIDHMDDIRGGAD; from the coding sequence ATGACAGAGACAGTGCTGCTCGTGGGTGGCGGCGGCCGGGAACACGCGATTGCGCGCTCGCTCGCGGACTCACCGGGGGAGCTGTACGCCTGTGCCGGCAACCGGAACCCGGGTATTGTCGCACTGGCCGACGGTTTCGAGGCACTCGACACGACAAACCCGACGGCAGTGACGACCTACGCCCAGGAGGTCGACGCGACGCTCGCCGTCATCGGACCCGAAGCGGCCCTTGCAGCCGGGGTCGCCGACGCGCTGGACGACGCCGGCGTCTACACCTTTGGGCCACAGGAGGCGGAGGCTCGCATCGAGACGGACAAGGCGTTCCAGCGGCGGTTCATGCGGGAACACGACATCCCCGGCTGTCCGGACTTCGAGACGTTCGAGGACATGGACGCCGCCTGCGAGTACATCGACGAGTACGACGGCGACCTCGCGGTCAAGCCCGCCGGCCTCACCGGCGGCAAGGGCGTCCGTGTCATCGGCGACCAGTGTACCGCCGCGGAGGCCAAGGAATACCTCCGGAGTTCCGACTACGACCGCGTCGTCCTCGAGGAGCGCCTCGTCGGCGAGGAGTTCACCGTCCAGGCCTTTGTCGCCAACGGCCAACTGCGCGTCACGCCGGCGGTGCAGGACCACAAGCGCGCCTACGAGGGCGACGAGGGGCCGAACACCGGCGGGATGGGGAGCTATTCGGACTCCAGCCTCCACCTCCCGTTCATGGACGAGGATGACTACATGGACGCCGTCGACGTGCTCCGGGCCACCGTTGAGGCCCTTGACGGGTACAAGGGCGTCCTCTACGGGCAGTTCATGCTCACCGAGACTGGGCCACGCGTCGTGGAGTTCAACGCTCGCTTTGGCGACCCCGAGGCGATGAACACGCTGCCGGTGCTCAACACGGACTTCCTCGACGTACTGACCGCCGCACGCGACGACGACCCCCTGCCACAGCTCTCCTTCCGCCCGCTGGCGACCGTCTGCAAGTACGCCGTCCCGGACGGCTACCCGACCGACCCCGACGCCGGGGCGAAGGTACCAATCGACGACGACGTCATCGCGGAGGTCGTCAACGACCACCGCAAGCAGTCCGGTGACGACCCGGAGACGGCCCCGGAGGCGCTGCTGTGCTACGCCAGCGTCGACGACCGTGAGGACGGTATCTACACGACTACCTCTCGCTCCTACGCCGTTGTCGGCCTCGCAGAAACGATTGGCGACGCGGAGGCCATCGCCGAAGAAGCGCTTCAGCGGGCCGGCACGGAGGGGCTTCGGGTCCGCCACGACATCGGTAAAGCCGACCTGGTTCAGCAGCGTATCGACCATATGGACGACATCCGCGGCGGCGCGGACTGA
- a CDS encoding thioredoxin domain-containing protein: MSDTTDPTSRNRLDEAESPYLRQHADNPVNWQPWDEQALEAAKERDVPIFLSIGYAACHWCHVMEEESFENEAIAEQLNEHFVPIKVDREERPDLDSVYMSICQQVTGGGGWPLSAWLTPEGEPFYVGTYFPPEEKRGQPGFGDLLQRLADSWSDPEQREEMENRAQQWTEAIESDLEATPANPEDPAEDIIQTAGTIAHRGADRQDGGWGSGGPKFPQNGRLHALLRAHADGGQEDYLTVVEETLDVMADRGLYDHVGGGFHRYATDQQWAVPHFEKMLYDNAEIPRAFLAGYQAIGSERYASVVRETFEFVQRELQHPDGGFFSTLDAESVPPEDPDGDSEEGLFYVWTPEQVHDAVDDETDADIFCDYYGVTEPGNFEGATVLAVRKPVSVLAEEYEQSEDEITASLQRALNETFEAREERPRPARDEKVLAGWNGLMIRALAEGAIVLDDAYADVAADALSFVREHLWDADAERLNRRYKDGDVAIDGYLEDYAFLGRGALTLFEATGNVEHLAFAMDLGQAITEVFWDDDEGTLFFTPTGGESLVARPQELTDQSTPSSTGVAVDLLLSLSHFSDDDRFETVAERVIRTHADRVSSNPLQHASLTLATDTYEQGALELTLVGDQSDYPSEWTETLAQRYVPRRLLAHRPADDTGFEQWLDALELDESPPIWAGREQVDDEPTVYACRNFACSPPKHDLGTALDWGTTADDGE, encoded by the coding sequence ATGAGCGACACGACGGACCCGACATCTCGCAACCGACTCGACGAGGCAGAGAGCCCGTATCTCCGCCAGCACGCGGACAACCCCGTCAACTGGCAGCCCTGGGACGAGCAAGCCCTGGAGGCCGCCAAGGAACGGGACGTGCCCATCTTCCTCTCGATCGGCTACGCGGCGTGTCACTGGTGTCACGTCATGGAGGAGGAGAGCTTCGAGAACGAGGCCATCGCCGAGCAACTCAACGAGCACTTCGTCCCGATAAAGGTCGACCGCGAGGAGCGGCCGGACCTCGATTCGGTGTACATGAGCATCTGCCAGCAGGTGACCGGTGGCGGTGGCTGGCCGCTGTCGGCCTGGCTCACGCCCGAAGGCGAGCCGTTCTACGTCGGGACGTACTTCCCGCCGGAGGAGAAGCGCGGCCAGCCGGGCTTTGGCGACCTGCTCCAGCGGCTCGCCGACTCGTGGTCGGACCCCGAACAGCGCGAGGAGATGGAGAACCGCGCCCAGCAGTGGACCGAGGCCATCGAGAGCGACCTCGAAGCGACGCCGGCCAACCCAGAGGACCCAGCGGAGGATATCATCCAAACTGCCGGAACGATTGCCCACCGCGGCGCGGACCGGCAGGACGGCGGCTGGGGCTCCGGTGGCCCGAAGTTCCCCCAGAACGGGCGGCTCCATGCACTTCTGCGAGCCCACGCGGACGGCGGCCAAGAGGACTACCTGACCGTCGTCGAGGAGACGCTGGACGTGATGGCCGACCGGGGGCTGTACGACCACGTCGGCGGGGGCTTCCACCGCTACGCGACGGACCAGCAGTGGGCCGTCCCGCACTTCGAGAAGATGCTGTACGACAACGCCGAGATCCCGCGGGCCTTCCTCGCCGGCTACCAGGCCATCGGCTCGGAGCGCTACGCGTCGGTCGTGCGGGAGACCTTCGAGTTCGTTCAGCGCGAGCTGCAACACCCCGACGGGGGCTTTTTCAGCACGTTGGACGCCGAAAGTGTCCCACCTGAAGATCCGGATGGCGACAGCGAGGAAGGGCTGTTCTACGTCTGGACGCCCGAGCAGGTCCACGACGCCGTCGATGACGAGACTGACGCTGACATCTTCTGTGACTACTACGGCGTCACTGAGCCGGGCAACTTCGAGGGGGCGACGGTGCTCGCCGTCCGGAAGCCGGTGTCAGTGCTGGCCGAGGAGTACGAACAAAGCGAGGACGAAATCACGGCGAGCCTCCAGCGCGCACTGAACGAGACGTTCGAGGCCCGCGAAGAACGTCCGCGGCCGGCCCGCGACGAAAAGGTGCTGGCCGGCTGGAACGGTCTGATGATTCGGGCGCTCGCCGAGGGCGCGATTGTCCTCGATGACGCCTACGCCGACGTGGCCGCCGACGCCCTCTCGTTCGTTCGGGAGCACCTGTGGGACGCCGATGCGGAGCGACTCAATCGCCGCTACAAGGACGGCGACGTGGCCATCGACGGCTATCTGGAGGACTACGCGTTCCTCGGCCGCGGCGCGCTGACGCTGTTCGAGGCGACCGGCAACGTGGAGCACCTCGCGTTCGCGATGGACCTCGGCCAGGCCATCACCGAGGTGTTCTGGGACGACGACGAGGGCACGCTCTTTTTCACGCCGACCGGCGGCGAATCGCTGGTCGCGCGACCCCAGGAACTGACCGACCAGTCGACGCCCTCCAGCACCGGCGTCGCCGTCGACCTCCTGCTGTCGCTATCCCATTTCAGCGACGATGACCGCTTCGAGACGGTCGCAGAGCGGGTCATCCGCACCCACGCCGACCGCGTCTCCTCGAACCCGCTCCAGCACGCCTCGCTCACGCTAGCGACGGATACCTACGAGCAGGGTGCGCTGGAACTGACGCTGGTCGGCGACCAGTCGGACTACCCGAGCGAGTGGACGGAGACCCTCGCCCAGCGGTACGTCCCGCGCCGCCTGCTGGCTCACCGACCGGCCGACGATACCGGTTTCGAGCAGTGGCTCGACGCGCTCGAACTGGACGAGTCACCGCCGATCTGGGCCGGCCGCGAGCAGGTCGACGATGAGCCGACAGTGTACGCGTGTCGGAACTTCGCCTGTTCGCCGCCGAAACACGACCTCGGGACGGCGTTAGACTGGGGCACAACGGCCGACGACGGAGAGTAG
- a CDS encoding thioredoxin family protein, with protein sequence MSQTLETMEPNPVWVEDAYSDTVDVLTHYADEFEYKIWGGDWCKDCRAQLPDFGAALKAAHIPDAQIHHYPVEKEDDDSKTGPHVEEYDIELIPTVVVEHDGEEIARFVEEEPVPIAVSLADQIEDAMA encoded by the coding sequence ATGAGTCAAACGCTCGAAACCATGGAGCCGAACCCGGTGTGGGTCGAAGACGCCTATTCCGACACCGTCGACGTTCTCACACACTACGCTGATGAGTTCGAGTACAAGATCTGGGGCGGCGACTGGTGCAAGGACTGCCGGGCCCAGCTCCCCGACTTCGGCGCGGCCCTGAAAGCCGCCCATATCCCGGACGCCCAGATTCACCACTATCCCGTCGAGAAGGAAGACGACGACTCGAAAACCGGACCACATGTCGAGGAGTACGACATCGAACTCATTCCGACGGTCGTCGTCGAGCACGACGGCGAGGAGATAGCCCGCTTTGTCGAGGAGGAGCCGGTCCCTATCGCCGTGTCTCTCGCCGACCAGATCGAAGACGCGATGGCGTGA
- a CDS encoding beta-glucosidase family protein — translation MADDDHIGAVLARLSREQKLALVRGATDPEGTATGYISGVEAAGIPPFRLVDGPLGIRAEGQRATAFPASIATAATFDLDLARRQGAAMGREATALDQDALLAPGVNIIRIPHCGRNFEYLSEDPVHAGAVGAGLIDGIQSADIAATVKHFVANNQETHRTTVSAEVDERTLRELYLPPFRAAVDAGVGSVMTAYNRVNGTHMSDHERLVGDVLKGEWGFDGYVVSDWYGLESTVDAANAGMDLEMPGVAAPGAAEAADSDTADGDEEFEWPDGIPDATRAGLFGDPLADAIDGGEVPAGRLDDMVRRILGQIDRFGRLDSNRTTAEAGESSDASVGELDSQRHRDIASAVAARGTVLLDNDGVLPLDDGADVAVIGPNIDEPKLGGGGSSETTPIHSVTPVDGIESRSEGAVTTAFGVPQIESVSLFDLLPFVGEDDETDGAAGDTADREPSLDDAVTAAESADVAVVFVRDATTEARDRDSLALPGQQDELVSAVAAANENTVVVVRSGGPVELPWREDVAAVLEQWYPGQADGDAAAAVLYGDRDPSGRLPVTFAPESEYPTAGTERRYPGVDDEVHYDEGVFIGYRHFDDADVDPTYPFGHGHSYAAFEYGDAEATDEQTVAVPVENVADRPGREVVQAYVRPPSTADADRPERELTGFEAVQLDAGERQTVELTLDDLAFSRYDTDSGWTVDSGTYTVEIGRSSRDVRTTVRVDR, via the coding sequence ATGGCTGACGACGACCACATTGGAGCGGTGCTCGCCCGGCTGTCCCGCGAACAGAAACTCGCGCTCGTTCGCGGCGCAACCGACCCGGAAGGCACAGCGACGGGATACATCTCTGGCGTTGAGGCGGCCGGGATTCCGCCGTTTCGCCTCGTCGACGGGCCGCTGGGAATCCGCGCTGAGGGCCAACGTGCGACCGCCTTTCCGGCGTCGATTGCGACCGCGGCGACGTTCGACCTCGACCTGGCTCGGCGACAGGGAGCGGCGATGGGCCGCGAGGCGACGGCGCTCGATCAGGACGCGTTGCTCGCGCCCGGCGTGAACATCATCCGGATTCCACACTGCGGTCGCAACTTCGAGTATCTCTCCGAGGACCCGGTCCACGCCGGCGCTGTCGGGGCCGGCCTTATCGACGGCATTCAGTCCGCGGATATCGCGGCGACAGTGAAACACTTCGTCGCAAACAACCAGGAGACACACCGCACGACCGTTAGCGCCGAAGTGGACGAGCGGACCCTCCGAGAGCTGTACCTCCCGCCGTTCCGCGCGGCCGTCGACGCCGGCGTCGGGTCGGTGATGACGGCGTACAACCGAGTGAACGGCACGCACATGAGCGACCACGAGCGCCTCGTCGGCGACGTACTCAAAGGCGAGTGGGGGTTCGACGGCTACGTCGTCTCGGACTGGTACGGACTGGAGAGCACCGTCGACGCGGCGAATGCAGGCATGGACCTGGAGATGCCCGGCGTGGCGGCCCCCGGCGCAGCGGAAGCCGCCGACAGCGACACCGCGGATGGCGACGAGGAGTTCGAGTGGCCCGACGGCATCCCGGACGCAACGCGGGCGGGCCTGTTCGGCGACCCGCTCGCCGATGCCATCGACGGCGGCGAAGTCCCGGCCGGCCGGCTGGACGACATGGTTCGGCGGATTCTCGGCCAGATAGATCGATTCGGGCGGCTGGACAGTAATCGGACTACTGCCGAAGCCGGTGAAAGCAGCGACGCGTCGGTGGGCGAACTCGACAGCCAGCGACACCGAGATATCGCTTCGGCCGTTGCGGCCCGCGGAACCGTGTTGCTCGACAACGACGGCGTCCTGCCGCTGGATGACGGGGCGGACGTGGCCGTCATCGGGCCGAATATCGACGAGCCGAAACTGGGCGGTGGTGGCTCCTCAGAAACAACGCCGATCCACTCGGTTACCCCGGTCGACGGGATCGAATCTCGTTCCGAGGGCGCAGTCACGACAGCGTTCGGCGTCCCGCAAATCGAATCCGTTTCGCTGTTCGACCTCCTGCCGTTCGTCGGCGAGGACGACGAAACCGACGGTGCGGCTGGCGACACAGCCGACCGGGAACCATCGCTCGACGACGCCGTCACGGCAGCCGAGTCCGCCGATGTCGCCGTCGTGTTCGTCCGCGACGCGACGACGGAGGCGCGGGACCGCGATTCGCTGGCGCTGCCGGGCCAGCAGGACGAGCTCGTTTCGGCCGTCGCCGCAGCCAACGAGAACACCGTGGTCGTCGTCAGGTCCGGCGGCCCCGTAGAACTCCCGTGGCGGGAGGACGTGGCCGCGGTCCTCGAACAGTGGTATCCCGGGCAGGCGGACGGGGACGCGGCGGCCGCCGTCCTCTATGGCGACCGCGATCCGAGCGGTCGGCTCCCGGTCACGTTCGCCCCAGAAAGCGAGTATCCGACTGCAGGGACTGAACGCCGCTATCCCGGTGTCGATGACGAAGTCCACTACGATGAGGGCGTCTTTATCGGCTACCGACACTTCGACGACGCGGATGTGGACCCGACCTACCCGTTCGGCCACGGCCACTCGTACGCGGCGTTCGAGTACGGCGATGCCGAAGCAACGGACGAGCAGACTGTCGCAGTCCCCGTCGAGAACGTCGCCGACAGGCCGGGTCGAGAGGTCGTCCAGGCCTACGTCCGACCGCCGTCCACGGCTGACGCCGACCGCCCGGAGCGCGAACTCACCGGGTTCGAGGCCGTGCAGTTGGACGCCGGCGAACGGCAGACGGTGGAACTGACATTGGACGACCTGGCGTTTTCGCGGTACGACACGGATTCCGGCTGGACAGTCGATTCCGGGACCTACACCGTCGAAATCGGCCGGTCGTCTCGGGACGTTCGGACGACTGTCCGAGTCGACCGCTAG
- a CDS encoding sensor histidine kinase, whose translation MATLLVAYAFSLLVVAVVLGTLSVYAWSRRDSPGGTALSVLLAGLSIWDLCAAVGVLTRGTELALFFAYGLYVGVMPAMAGLFVFALAYTGRDRYLGWRAVALLAVEPLVFFAALFVGPDGAIYAISGPTDAGMYGWEITPGPVFWGHLVYSYALIAVSSALLIHYALVSGGLYRKQVYAVLLAIVLPWFGSVVSIFGDTAIEFTPLLLAGTGLTLSWAFFKGRLLDISPVAYREVVESLNSAVFVVDTDDTIIEANDVGRQLLGDEDSVGKSVEDALETSPKLLEKYRGLNDDAEETQAVIEQRDRFFDVQLTPLYDSHDALVGRVFLVHEITEQKERERELERRNQQLDQFAAVLSHDLRNPLNVASGRLALARERNDPEEFDRVEEAHDRMSSLIDEVLAFARDEKTTDRVELQLSALAKAAWGHVDTGKATLRIDGDREIIGDRDQLLQLFENVVRNSVEHGSTGSRPDADDSADHGHSRTGSDDSVAHGGAGVTIRVDATPDGFTISDNGPGVPPEEREEVFTHGVTSSESGTGLGLAIVQHVVESHGWDVEMTESRSGGAKLVISGLETRSTQLSETPS comes from the coding sequence ATGGCCACGCTGCTCGTTGCATATGCCTTTTCCCTGCTTGTCGTGGCCGTTGTCCTCGGGACGCTGTCGGTGTACGCGTGGAGCCGGCGTGACTCTCCCGGCGGGACCGCGCTCTCTGTTCTGCTCGCCGGGCTCTCGATATGGGACCTCTGTGCCGCGGTCGGTGTTTTGACGCGCGGGACTGAGTTGGCTCTGTTCTTCGCGTACGGCCTGTACGTCGGCGTGATGCCCGCGATGGCCGGCCTGTTCGTGTTCGCGCTGGCCTACACCGGCCGCGACCGGTATCTCGGCTGGCGGGCCGTCGCGTTACTGGCTGTCGAACCTCTCGTGTTCTTTGCCGCGCTGTTTGTCGGCCCCGACGGTGCGATATACGCTATCTCCGGCCCGACGGACGCTGGTATGTACGGCTGGGAGATAACCCCTGGACCGGTCTTCTGGGGGCATCTGGTATACTCCTATGCACTCATCGCCGTGTCGAGTGCGCTTCTCATCCACTACGCACTCGTCTCCGGCGGCCTGTACCGGAAGCAGGTGTACGCCGTCCTACTGGCTATCGTGCTCCCGTGGTTCGGGAGCGTTGTCAGCATCTTCGGTGATACCGCAATCGAATTTACACCGCTGTTGCTGGCTGGCACCGGGCTCACGCTCTCGTGGGCGTTTTTCAAAGGCCGACTGCTGGACATCTCGCCGGTCGCCTACCGGGAGGTCGTCGAATCCCTCAACAGCGCTGTGTTCGTCGTCGATACGGACGATACGATAATCGAGGCCAACGACGTCGGCCGGCAACTGCTCGGGGACGAAGATAGCGTCGGGAAATCCGTCGAGGACGCGCTCGAAACGTCGCCAAAGCTACTGGAAAAGTACCGCGGCCTGAACGACGACGCCGAGGAAACGCAGGCCGTCATCGAGCAGCGCGACCGGTTTTTCGACGTCCAACTCACCCCGCTGTATGACTCCCACGACGCGCTGGTCGGACGCGTGTTTCTCGTCCACGAAATCACCGAGCAGAAAGAGCGCGAGCGGGAACTCGAACGCCGGAACCAGCAGCTCGACCAGTTCGCCGCTGTCCTCTCCCACGACCTCCGGAACCCGCTGAACGTGGCCTCGGGCCGACTGGCGCTGGCCCGAGAGCGGAACGACCCCGAAGAGTTCGACCGTGTCGAGGAGGCCCACGACCGGATGAGTAGCCTCATCGACGAGGTACTCGCCTTCGCCCGCGACGAAAAGACGACTGACAGGGTCGAGCTACAGCTTTCGGCGCTGGCGAAGGCGGCCTGGGGCCACGTCGACACCGGCAAGGCGACGCTGCGAATCGACGGCGACCGGGAGATTATCGGCGACCGTGACCAGCTCCTGCAACTGTTCGAAAACGTGGTTCGGAACAGTGTGGAACATGGTTCCACAGGCAGTCGACCAGATGCCGACGACAGCGCTGACCACGGGCACAGTCGGACAGGGTCCGACGACAGTGTGGCACACGGCGGCGCGGGGGTAACGATACGCGTTGACGCCACCCCGGACGGGTTCACGATCAGCGACAACGGCCCCGGCGTGCCGCCCGAGGAACGAGAGGAGGTATTCACGCACGGCGTCACCAGTTCCGAGTCGGGGACCGGCCTCGGACTGGCCATCGTCCAGCACGTCGTCGAGTCCCACGGGTGGGACGTCGAGATGACGGAGAGCCGGTCCGGCGGCGCGAAACTCGTCATTTCGGGGCTCGAAACAAGGTCGACACAGCTCTCTGAGACGCCGTCCTGA
- a CDS encoding DUF5827 family protein, protein MGSAQFEGFTHSLGIPAGMPVDKQEFDEILSFELHEPADILDADKLYTIPEIARLLQGLPADAELSEASESVFIDWAIPWMIFNQDDLVIADPQDDDVVGLYGLAES, encoded by the coding sequence ATGGGTTCCGCCCAGTTCGAGGGATTTACCCACTCGCTCGGCATACCGGCGGGTATGCCTGTCGACAAGCAAGAGTTCGACGAGATACTGTCGTTCGAGCTCCACGAACCCGCGGACATTCTCGACGCCGACAAACTGTACACCATCCCGGAAATCGCCCGCCTCCTGCAGGGCCTCCCGGCGGACGCCGAACTCAGCGAGGCCAGCGAGTCGGTGTTCATCGACTGGGCCATCCCGTGGATGATCTTCAATCAGGACGACCTCGTCATCGCCGACCCGCAGGACGACGACGTCGTCGGGCTGTACGGCCTCGCTGAGTCATGA
- a CDS encoding ATPase: MKLLVAGSDRVDAGKTTFSVGLLERTSAQGFKPRAGNNYWFDHDDYQRATNEGRLYGKDAKRLAAASPSDVAPEEINPIHRLWHPSPGAETGLLGKENQQFVVDRVGRPSSETGVEYVVNGTVDLPESVAERLPVANAPRVTSVADFNDLMRVMHVEALESLAADIETTDRAVVESYGDVARPLSGIEPDAVAVVEPGRARIYDGDRYSKACQIATGGPGDGQLEERVPNVVDLIEQVAAVRLPALDSEQRNDPAAVADAYDHAYDALLACAFD; the protein is encoded by the coding sequence ATGAAGCTCCTCGTTGCCGGCAGTGACCGGGTCGACGCGGGCAAGACCACGTTCAGCGTCGGCCTGCTCGAACGGACCAGCGCTCAGGGGTTCAAGCCCAGAGCGGGCAACAACTACTGGTTCGACCACGACGACTATCAGCGAGCGACAAACGAGGGGCGGCTGTACGGCAAGGACGCCAAGCGCCTCGCGGCCGCGTCACCGAGCGATGTCGCACCGGAAGAGATCAATCCGATTCACCGCCTCTGGCACCCCTCACCGGGAGCCGAGACGGGCCTGCTCGGGAAAGAAAACCAGCAGTTCGTCGTGGACCGGGTCGGCCGTCCGAGTTCTGAAACCGGGGTCGAATACGTCGTCAACGGGACCGTCGACCTGCCGGAGTCCGTTGCCGAACGACTCCCGGTTGCCAACGCGCCACGGGTCACCTCAGTCGCCGATTTCAACGACCTGATGCGGGTGATGCACGTCGAGGCACTGGAGTCACTCGCCGCGGACATCGAGACGACGGACCGGGCGGTCGTAGAGTCCTACGGCGACGTGGCCCGGCCGCTGTCGGGCATCGAACCGGACGCCGTGGCCGTCGTCGAGCCGGGACGAGCACGCATCTACGACGGCGACCGGTACAGCAAGGCCTGTCAGATCGCCACCGGTGGTCCCGGCGACGGCCAACTGGAGGAACGGGTGCCGAACGTCGTCGACCTTATCGAGCAGGTCGCCGCGGTGCGCCTGCCCGCGCTCGACAGCGAGCAGCGCAACGACCCGGCGGCGGTCGCCGATGCGTACGACCACGCCTACGACGCCTTGCTGGCCTGTGCCTTCGACTAA
- a CDS encoding MBL fold metallo-hydrolase: MIRNLARGQQAFTSNVFLVTGDRTVLVDVGNEFDVVSAVEEHVDDIDAVAVTHTHYDHVENLDSVVDAFDVPVYGYDTDQDGVEHAIADDGTIQLGDHDYRALHTPGHKNDHLCFYSDEAGVLFAGDLVFANGSFGRTDLDEGDRSLLVDSIEQVLSVVDEDLQEMHTGHGPSVTDAPYQDIELALQAAKF; this comes from the coding sequence ATGATCCGAAACCTCGCCCGTGGGCAGCAGGCCTTCACGAGCAACGTGTTCCTCGTCACTGGGGACCGAACCGTTCTGGTCGACGTCGGCAACGAGTTCGACGTGGTGTCGGCCGTCGAAGAGCACGTCGACGACATCGACGCTGTTGCGGTCACCCACACCCACTACGACCACGTCGAGAACCTCGACAGCGTCGTCGACGCCTTCGACGTGCCGGTGTACGGCTACGACACGGACCAGGACGGTGTCGAGCACGCTATCGCTGATGACGGAACGATACAGCTAGGTGACCACGACTACCGGGCGCTGCACACGCCCGGCCACAAGAACGACCATCTCTGCTTCTACTCGGACGAAGCCGGCGTCCTGTTCGCCGGCGACCTCGTATTCGCCAACGGGAGCTTCGGCCGGACCGACCTCGACGAAGGCGACCGTAGTCTGCTCGTCGACAGTATCGAGCAGGTGCTGTCGGTTGTCGACGAGGACCTACAGGAGATGCACACCGGCCACGGGCCGAGCGTCACCGACGCGCCGTATCAGGACATCGAACTGGCCCTGCAGGCCGCGAAGTTCTGA
- a CDS encoding response regulator transcription factor: MSDSDLPVVLIVEDEPDVAETYKLWLQQEYEVRMAQNGDEGLEQLDADVDVVLLDRMMPGLSGDEVLERIRERKLGCRVAMVTAVEPDFDILEMGFDAYLSKPIRSEQLHETVDNLLDRSEYDSLLQEYYALVEKQATLEATKSSAELAESDQYDELTQRVAEMRDDLSETLGGIEDDSDFIATLRGLSDDEDN, encoded by the coding sequence ATGTCAGATTCGGACCTACCTGTGGTGCTTATCGTCGAAGACGAACCAGATGTTGCCGAGACGTACAAACTGTGGCTGCAACAGGAGTACGAGGTCCGCATGGCACAGAACGGCGACGAGGGCCTGGAGCAACTGGACGCGGATGTCGATGTCGTGTTGCTCGACCGGATGATGCCCGGACTTTCCGGGGACGAAGTGCTGGAGCGTATTCGCGAGCGGAAGCTGGGCTGTCGGGTGGCAATGGTCACTGCCGTCGAACCGGACTTCGATATTCTGGAGATGGGCTTTGATGCATACCTCTCAAAGCCGATCCGGAGCGAACAGCTCCACGAGACGGTCGACAATCTGCTCGACCGCTCCGAGTACGACTCTCTGCTGCAGGAGTACTACGCGCTCGTCGAGAAGCAGGCGACGCTGGAAGCGACGAAATCGAGCGCAGAGCTGGCGGAGAGCGACCAGTACGACGAACTGACCCAGAGAGTCGCAGAGATGCGAGACGACCTCTCGGAGACACTCGGTGGCATCGAAGACGACTCCGATTTCATCGCAACGCTTCGCGGACTGAGCGACGATGAAGACAACTGA